One Brachyspira pilosicoli P43/6/78 genomic window carries:
- the ald gene encoding alanine dehydrogenase yields MLIGCPKEIKNQEYRVGLTPSNVADYVANGHKVIMENGAGVGSGFTDEEYKKAGAEIADKKRVFEADMIIKVKEPIESEYEYFRDNQILYTYLHLAADKPLTDMLLKKKIKSIAYETMKDNLNQLPCLAPMSTIAGRLSIQEAAKYLEKKFGGEGILMGGVPGVQKANVVILGAGVVGLNAAQIAMGMGANVSITDVNLTRLAYIDQLFNMRINTYFSAPSTLETLFKTADVVIGSVLIPGAKAPKLLRKEHLKMMKKGAVIVDVAIDQGGCFETSKATTHDDPIYILDDVVHYCVANMPGAVPRTSTIALTNATTHYGVMLANQGLEEICKTNNTLLTGLNTYDGKCTFKGVADAFGIEYVEPLKALK; encoded by the coding sequence ATGCTTATAGGCTGTCCAAAAGAAATAAAAAATCAAGAATACCGTGTTGGTTTAACACCTTCAAATGTTGCTGATTATGTTGCAAATGGACATAAAGTAATTATGGAAAATGGAGCTGGAGTTGGTTCAGGATTCACAGATGAAGAATACAAAAAAGCTGGTGCTGAGATAGCTGATAAAAAAAGAGTATTTGAAGCAGATATGATAATAAAAGTAAAAGAACCTATAGAAAGCGAATACGAATATTTTAGAGATAATCAAATACTTTATACATATTTGCATTTAGCTGCTGATAAGCCTTTAACAGATATGTTATTGAAGAAAAAAATAAAATCTATTGCTTATGAGACTATGAAAGATAATTTGAATCAATTACCTTGTTTGGCACCTATGAGTACTATTGCTGGAAGATTATCTATACAAGAGGCTGCTAAATATCTTGAAAAGAAATTTGGAGGCGAAGGAATTTTAATGGGCGGAGTTCCTGGTGTACAAAAGGCAAATGTTGTAATACTTGGAGCTGGAGTTGTAGGACTTAATGCTGCACAGATAGCTATGGGAATGGGTGCTAATGTATCTATTACAGATGTTAATCTTACAAGATTAGCTTATATAGACCAATTATTTAATATGAGAATAAATACATATTTCAGTGCTCCTTCTACTTTAGAAACTTTATTTAAAACTGCTGATGTTGTTATAGGAAGCGTATTAATACCTGGTGCAAAAGCTCCTAAACTTCTTAGAAAAGAACATTTAAAAATGATGAAAAAAGGTGCTGTTATAGTGGATGTTGCAATAGACCAAGGCGGCTGTTTTGAAACTTCAAAAGCTACTACACATGATGACCCTATATATATATTAGATGATGTTGTGCATTATTGTGTTGCTAATATGCCTGGAGCTGTACCAAGAACTTCTACAATAGCATTAACCAATGCTACAACACATTATGGCGTTATGTTAGCAAATCAAGGTTTAGAAGAAATTTGTAAAACTAATAATACTCTTCTTACAGGACTAAACACTTATGATGGAAAATGTACTTTCAAAGGTGTTGCTGATGCATTTGGTATAGAATATGTTGAGCCTCTAAAAGCATTAAAATAA
- a CDS encoding magnesium transporter MgtE N-terminal domain-containing protein: MLKELLLPEIEDLIEQNQWEDISEILSLWQEAETADLITSIKKNEDKINIFKTLPKEYSIKVFPELVSIDQEHIIESMTDDEKKRIT; the protein is encoded by the coding sequence ATGCTAAAAGAATTATTATTGCCTGAAATAGAAGACCTAATAGAACAAAATCAGTGGGAAGATATTAGTGAAATACTATCTCTCTGGCAGGAAGCAGAAACTGCAGATTTAATTACTTCTATAAAAAAAAATGAAGATAAAATAAATATATTTAAAACTCTTCCAAAAGAATATTCTATAAAAGTTTTTCCAGAATTAGTTTCTATAGATCAAGAGCATATTATAGAAAGTATGACTGATGATGAAAAAAAAAGAATTACTTGA
- the mgtE gene encoding magnesium transporter: MMKKKELLENISPDDRTSFLESIDEEMSKNILKLLGSEDREIASLLLSYPEGSIGRMMTPEYISIKPDWTVEEAFEYVRSNIEDAETYTTIYVLDNKRTLIGSIALRQLFFSGQKMLIGDIVNNCPYILAYEDKENAIEIIKKYNLHSLAVIDNKHSMVGIVTVDDILDIAEEEYTEDFHKMAGITSDDNQFDDNLKITPIFTMYKKRILWLLALVFVNLFSGGVISIFQNTLQKHIVLVAFLPLLIGSGGNAGSQSATLVIRSLAIGDVVLKDWVYLLSKEVLVSSILGLSMALGASILGVIRGGFEIAVIVSISMFSIVFIGSIIGLTLPFILTKCKLDPAISGAPVLTSICDIAGAGIYCSIATIVFYILAK, encoded by the coding sequence ATGATGAAAAAAAAAGAATTACTTGAGAATATTAGTCCAGATGACAGAACTTCATTTTTAGAATCTATAGATGAAGAAATGTCTAAAAATATATTAAAATTACTTGGAAGTGAAGATAGAGAAATTGCTTCTTTACTGTTGTCATATCCAGAAGGAAGTATCGGACGTATGATGACGCCGGAATACATAAGCATAAAACCTGATTGGACAGTTGAAGAAGCTTTTGAATATGTTAGAAGCAATATAGAAGATGCTGAAACTTATACTACAATATATGTATTAGATAATAAAAGAACTTTAATAGGCTCTATTGCTTTAAGACAATTATTTTTTAGCGGACAAAAAATGCTTATAGGAGATATAGTTAATAATTGTCCGTATATATTAGCATATGAAGATAAAGAAAATGCAATAGAAATTATAAAAAAATATAATCTCCATTCATTGGCAGTTATAGACAATAAACATTCTATGGTTGGAATTGTAACTGTAGATGATATATTAGACATTGCTGAAGAAGAATATACAGAAGATTTCCACAAGATGGCAGGTATTACTTCCGATGACAATCAATTTGATGATAATCTAAAAATTACTCCAATATTTACAATGTATAAAAAAAGAATATTATGGCTTTTAGCTTTAGTATTTGTTAATTTATTTTCAGGCGGAGTTATAAGCATATTTCAAAACACATTACAGAAGCATATAGTATTAGTTGCCTTCCTCCCTCTATTGATAGGAAGCGGTGGTAATGCTGGAAGTCAATCTGCAACTTTAGTTATACGTTCTCTTGCTATAGGAGATGTTGTATTAAAGGATTGGGTATATTTACTTTCAAAAGAAGTATTGGTTTCTTCTATATTAGGATTAAGTATGGCATTGGGAGCTAGTATACTTGGTGTTATAAGAGGAGGATTTGAAATAGCTGTAATAGTTAGCATATCTATGTTTAGCATAGTTTTTATTGGAAGTATTATTGGCTTAACTTTACCTTTCATATTAACTAAATGCAAATTAGACCCTGCTATAAGCGGTGCTCCTGTATTAACTTCTATATGCGATATTGCTGGTGCGGGGATATATTGTTCTATAGCTACTATAGTTTTTTATATATTAGCTAAATAA